From the Erythrolamprus reginae isolate rEryReg1 chromosome Z, rEryReg1.hap1, whole genome shotgun sequence genome, one window contains:
- the LOC139154317 gene encoding beta-1,3-galactosyltransferase 5-like — protein sequence MCCQLFPGQLSKVPKVTLGAGCGLSRVSISKVSLGLAAVLLFTSALRKMLVPQTTPEPTISSLTDGNFTLYFNRSVYKALFPQLQLYRCREVIPRDKLCQGPFRAPLLLLAIKSHPDSGTRRATLRRTWAQTAEVGGFWLRPLFLLGGPSNQKQLNLVARESRVFGDILMWDFVESHYNLALKERCFLQWVHGHCQQAAFVFKGDDDLFVNPKVLTDYLRRTPNASHFIHGHIQFHSVVMRLYKYAISRDLYPLDRYPNFASGGGFVMSRRGLAALYQASLKLPVFPLDDVYLAFLALAAKIRHRHNEGFRVWGIAKDELSAYRNSVCIHGVSMERIEEVWKQLESPQKDLWTSS from the exons ATGTGCTGCCAACTATTTCCTGGACAGTTGTCCAAAGTGCCCAAAGTGACCCTGGGCGCTGGTTGCGG GCTCAGCCGTGTCTCCATCTCAAAGGTGAGCTTGGGGCTGGCAGCTGTCCTCTTGTTCACGTCCGCCCTGAGGAAGATGCTCGTACCCCAAACAACGCCCGAGCCCACCATCTCATCCCTGACCGATGGCAACTTCACCCTCTACTTCAACCGGAGCGTCTACAAAGCCCTCTTCCCACAGCTGCAGCTCTACCGGTGTCGGGAGGTGATTCCCCGGGATAAATTGTGCCAGGGACCCTTCCGGGCCCCCCTGCTGCTCCTGGCCATCAAATCCCACCCGGATTCTGGCACCAGGAGGGCCACCCTGCGACGCACCTGGGCCCAGACGGCGGAGGTGGGGGGATTCTGGCTGCGGCCCCTTTTCCTCCTGGGGGGCCCGTCCAACCAGAAGCAGCTGAATTTGGTGGCACGGGAGAGCCGTGTGTTTGGCGACATCCTGATGTGGGATTTCGTGGAGTCGCACTACAACTTGGCCCTGAAGGAGCGCTGCTTCCTCCAGTGGGTGCACGGGCACTGCCAGCAGGCGGCCTTCGTCTTCAAAG GGGACGACGACCTCTTTGTGAACCCCAAGGTGCTGACCGATTACCTCCGCCGGACACCCAACGCCTCCCACTTTATCCACGGCCACATCCAGTTCCACTCGGTGGTCATGAGGCTCTACAAGTATGCCATCTCACGGGACCTCTACCCCTTGGACCGCTACCCCAACTTTGCCTCCGGAGGGGGGTTCGTCATGTCGCGTCGGGGTCTGGCCGCCCTCTACCAGGCCTCGCTGAAGCTCCCCGTCTTCCCCCTGGACGATGTCTACTTGGCCTTCCTGGCGCTGGCGGCCAAGATCCGCCACCGGCACAACGAGGGCTTCCGTGTCTGGGGCATCGCCAAGGATGAGCTCTCGGCCTACCGGAACTCTGTTTGCATCCACGGGGTCAGCATGGAGAGGATCGAAGAGGTCTGGAAGCAGCTGGAGAGCCCCCAAAAGGACCTCTGGACCTCATCTTGA
- the LOC139154318 gene encoding acetylgalactosaminyl-O-glycosyl-glycoprotein beta-1,3-N-acetylglucosaminyltransferase-like encodes MKELASRLSRVSISKVSLGLTAVLLFTSALRKMLVPQTTPEPTISALTDGTFTFYFNQSVYKALFPQLQLYQCREVIAQEALCRGPFRAPLLLLAIKSHPASSGRRATLRRTWAQTAEVGGFWLQPLFLLGATPNEKLVKLVAEESREFGDILMWDFVESHHNMVLKDRCFLRWAHGHCQWAAFVLNGDDDMFVNPPALTKFLRQTPNISHFIHGHIHYHPAVKRIGRDAIPVLLFPMTHYPHFAREKGFLVPGSALPALYRASLMLPTFPLSGAYWAFLALAAQLPHKHSGDFRAWDRMEDHFTFYRKSLVVHGVSMERLEKVWRELGSAVQGWPN; translated from the exons atgaaagagcttgcaagcag GCTCAGCCGTGTCTCCATCTCGAAGGTGAGCTTGGGGCTGACCGCTGTCCTCTTGTTCACATCCGCCCTGAGGAAGATGCTCGTACCCCAAACAACGCCCGAGCCCACCATCTCAGCCCTGACCGATGGCACCTTCACCTTCTATTTCAACCAGAGCGTCTACAAAGCCCTCTTCCCACAGCTGCAGCTCTACCAGTGCCGGGAGGTGATTGCCCAGGAGGCCTTGTGCCGGGGACCCTTCCGGGCACCCCTGCTGCTCCTGGCCATCAAATCCCACCCGGCTTCTAGCGGCCGGAGGGCCACCCTGCGACGCACCTGGGCCCAGACGGCGGAGGTGGGGGGCTTCTGGCTGCAGCCCCTTTTCCTCCTGGGGGCCACGCCCAACGAGAAGCTGGTGAAGCTGGTGGCCGAGGAGAGTCGTGAGTTTGGTGACATCCTGATGTGGGATTTCGTGGAGTCCCATCACAACATGGTCCTCAAAGACCGCTGCTTCCTCCGGTGGGCACACGGGCACTGCCAATGGGCAGCTTTCGTTTTGAATG GGGATGATGACATGTTCGTGAATCCGCCGGCCCTGACGAAATTCCTCCGTCAGACCCCCAACATCTCCCACTTCATCCACGGCCACATTCACTACCACCCTGCCGTGAAGCGGATCGGCCGCGATGCCATCCCCGTCCTGCTCTTCCCCATGACTCACTACCCACACTTCGCCAGGGAGAAGGGCTTCCTGGTGCCTGGCAGTGCCCTGCCTGCCCTCTATCGGGCCTCGCTCATGCTGCCCACCTTCCCTCTCAGCGGCGCCTACTGGGCCTTCCTAGCCTTGGCCGCCCAACTGCCCCATAAGCACAGCGGCGACTTCCGGGCGTGGGACAGGATGGAGGACCACTTCACCTTCTACCGCAAGTCCCTGGTGGTCCACGGGGTCTCCATGGAGAGGCTGGAGAAAGTGTGGCGGGAGCTTGGGAGCGCTGTGCAGGGATGGCCGAACTGA